One genomic segment of Prochlorococcus marinus str. MIT 0919 includes these proteins:
- a CDS encoding ATP-dependent Clp protease ATP-binding subunit, translating to MFERFTEKAIKVIMLAQEEARRLGHNFVGTEQILLGLIGEGTGVAAKVLKSMGVNLKDSRVEVEKIIGRGSGFVAVEIPFTPRAKRVLELSLEEARQLGHNYIGTEHLLLGLIREGEGVAARVLENLGVDLTKVRTQVIRMLGETAEVAAGGGGGGGKSNLKTATLDEFGTNLTKLASESKLDPVVGRHDEIDRVIQILGRRTKNNPVLIGEPGVGKTAIAEGLAQRIQQGDIPDILEEKRVLTLDIGLLVAGTKYRGEFEERLKKIMEEIKSAGNVILVIDEVHTLIGAGAAEGAIDAANILKPALARGELQCIGATTLDEYRKHIERDAALERRFQPVMIGEPSIEDTIEILRGLRERYEQHHRLKITDQALEAAANLGDRYISDRFLPDKAIDLIDEAGSRVRLLNSKLPPEAKEVDRELRVVQKEKEEAVRDQNFTEAGELREKEVELRNQIRAILDSTKRDLEEDINKAKTTEKNKEDNNDKKLNAQKDISKSPMVNEEDIAHIVASWTGVPVQKLTESESVKLLNMEDTLHQRLIGQDEAVRAVSKAIRRARVGLKNPNRPIASFIFSGPTGVGKTELTKALAAYFFGSEEAMIRLDMSEFMERHTVSKLIGSPPGYVGFNEGGQLTEAVRRRPYTVVLFDEIEKSHPDVFNLLLQLLEEGRLTDSKGRTVDFKNTLIIMTSNIGSKVIEKGGGGLGFEFSGESVEDSQYNRIKSLVNEELKQYFRPEFLNRLDEIIVFRQLSREEVKDIAEIMLKEVFERIKEKGIMLTVSEKFKERLVEEGYNPSYGARPLRRAVMRLLEDSLAEEVLSGRIKDGDKAEVDIDDNKKVVVKHIDKDQSNLELAGASI from the coding sequence ATGTTCGAGAGGTTTACCGAAAAGGCCATCAAGGTGATAATGCTGGCCCAAGAGGAAGCAAGACGCCTTGGCCACAATTTTGTTGGTACTGAGCAAATCCTCCTAGGGCTTATAGGAGAAGGCACAGGAGTGGCTGCAAAAGTATTAAAATCCATGGGCGTGAATCTTAAGGATTCGAGAGTTGAAGTCGAAAAGATAATCGGAAGAGGTTCCGGTTTTGTTGCCGTTGAGATACCTTTCACTCCTCGAGCAAAAAGAGTACTAGAACTATCTTTAGAAGAAGCCCGACAACTTGGACATAACTACATAGGGACAGAACATCTTCTACTAGGTCTCATAAGAGAAGGGGAGGGAGTAGCTGCAAGAGTATTGGAAAATCTTGGGGTGGATCTTACAAAAGTTAGGACACAAGTCATAAGAATGCTTGGAGAGACTGCCGAAGTGGCTGCAGGTGGTGGTGGTGGTGGTGGAAAAAGTAATTTAAAAACTGCGACGTTAGATGAATTTGGGACAAATTTAACCAAGTTGGCAAGCGAATCCAAGCTAGATCCAGTTGTAGGCCGACACGATGAAATAGATAGAGTTATACAAATACTTGGAAGAAGAACTAAAAACAATCCTGTCTTGATTGGAGAGCCAGGTGTAGGCAAAACTGCTATAGCCGAGGGCTTAGCCCAGAGGATTCAACAAGGTGATATACCTGATATTTTGGAGGAAAAAAGAGTTTTAACGTTAGATATCGGTCTTCTAGTCGCAGGCACAAAATATAGAGGTGAATTCGAAGAAAGGCTTAAAAAAATAATGGAAGAAATTAAATCAGCAGGGAATGTAATTCTTGTAATAGATGAGGTTCACACTCTTATTGGAGCAGGAGCAGCAGAAGGTGCAATAGATGCTGCAAACATTCTGAAACCTGCCTTAGCTAGAGGGGAGCTTCAGTGTATAGGGGCAACAACTCTGGATGAGTATAGAAAGCACATTGAAAGAGATGCTGCTTTGGAAAGAAGATTTCAACCTGTGATGATTGGAGAGCCTTCTATTGAAGACACTATAGAAATTCTTAGAGGGCTAAGAGAAAGGTATGAACAACACCACAGACTCAAAATCACTGATCAAGCATTAGAAGCCGCAGCAAATCTTGGAGATAGGTATATTTCCGATAGATTTCTGCCTGACAAAGCTATTGATCTTATAGACGAAGCAGGCAGTAGAGTTAGGCTCTTAAATTCGAAATTACCTCCAGAAGCAAAAGAAGTTGACAGGGAATTACGTGTTGTGCAGAAAGAGAAAGAAGAAGCAGTGAGAGATCAGAATTTCACAGAAGCCGGTGAGCTAAGAGAAAAAGAAGTAGAGCTTCGTAATCAAATAAGAGCCATATTGGATAGCACTAAGAGGGATTTAGAAGAGGATATTAATAAAGCAAAAACAACTGAAAAGAATAAAGAAGATAATAACGATAAAAAATTGAATGCTCAAAAAGATATAAGTAAATCTCCCATGGTAAATGAAGAGGATATTGCCCACATTGTTGCTTCTTGGACAGGAGTGCCTGTTCAAAAACTAACAGAAAGTGAATCAGTAAAACTATTAAATATGGAAGATACCCTTCATCAAAGATTAATCGGCCAAGATGAAGCTGTCAGAGCAGTGTCCAAGGCAATTCGTAGGGCAAGAGTTGGTTTAAAAAATCCGAATAGACCAATTGCAAGTTTTATTTTTTCCGGTCCGACCGGTGTAGGCAAGACCGAGCTAACAAAGGCATTAGCTGCATACTTCTTTGGAAGTGAAGAAGCAATGATAAGACTTGATATGTCAGAGTTCATGGAAAGGCATACTGTAAGCAAACTAATTGGATCACCTCCAGGGTATGTTGGTTTTAATGAAGGTGGTCAACTAACAGAGGCAGTAAGGAGAAGGCCTTATACAGTTGTTCTTTTTGATGAAATAGAAAAATCACACCCAGATGTTTTCAACCTACTTCTTCAATTGCTAGAAGAAGGCCGACTTACAGATTCAAAAGGAAGAACGGTTGATTTTAAAAATACACTCATCATAATGACATCAAACATAGGTTCAAAAGTTATAGAGAAAGGAGGCGGGGGGCTTGGTTTTGAATTTTCTGGTGAGAGTGTAGAAGATAGTCAATATAATAGAATTAAATCACTAGTTAATGAAGAGCTTAAGCAATACTTTAGACCAGAATTCCTAAACAGGCTTGATGAAATAATTGTATTCCGTCAACTATCTCGAGAAGAGGTAAAAGACATAGCCGAGATTATGCTAAAAGAAGTATTTGAAAGAATAAAAGAAAAAGGAATAATGTTAACTGTTTCTGAGAAATTCAAAGAAAGGCTGGTTGAAGAAGGCTATAACCCATCATATGGCGCACGTCCACTAAGAAGAGCTGTAATGAGACTCCTAGAGGACAGCTTAGCTGAAGAAGTTTTATCAGGTAGAATAAAAGATGGTGACAAAGCAGAAGTAGATATAGATGATAATAAAAAAGTTGTTGTAAAGCATATCGATAAAGATCAAAGCAATTTAGAACTTGCAGGAGCAAGTATATAA
- a CDS encoding alpha/beta fold hydrolase produces the protein MKSLLLDPLAKELAAKVEWVELKNISLESEEPYPVVITGKGSPVLLIHGFDSCFLEYRRLVPYLENSHQLIIPDLYGFGFSPRPKNSEFDKKKIIFHLNQVIENITSKSQIGIIGASMGGGIAMELARQKHSKINRLMLLSPAGLTGNPKPIPKPFDRLGVCILRNKYVRKQLCMKAFADPKKSVGEAEEQIASIHIKASGWARSLSAFARSGGIANCGSPLPKQPISILWGKEDRILGRKEKEAVKKLINCQHEEIKNCGHLPHLDAPQYVAKTWLN, from the coding sequence GTGAAATCTTTACTTTTAGATCCTTTAGCAAAGGAATTAGCGGCCAAAGTAGAATGGGTGGAATTAAAGAATATATCCTTAGAGAGCGAAGAGCCTTATCCAGTAGTAATAACGGGCAAGGGTTCGCCTGTTTTGCTTATCCATGGATTTGATAGTTGCTTTCTTGAATACCGGAGATTAGTACCCTATCTTGAAAATTCACACCAATTAATAATCCCTGATCTTTATGGCTTTGGCTTTAGTCCTCGTCCTAAAAATAGTGAATTTGATAAGAAGAAAATTATATTTCATTTAAATCAAGTGATCGAAAATATAACTTCCAAATCACAAATAGGAATTATTGGAGCATCAATGGGAGGAGGTATAGCAATGGAATTGGCAAGGCAAAAGCATTCCAAAATAAACCGACTCATGTTGTTGTCACCAGCTGGTCTCACAGGAAATCCTAAGCCAATACCAAAACCTTTCGATCGATTAGGAGTATGTATTCTAAGAAATAAATACGTTAGGAAGCAATTGTGCATGAAGGCTTTTGCCGATCCAAAAAAAAGCGTGGGGGAAGCAGAAGAACAAATTGCTTCTATACATATAAAAGCTTCAGGTTGGGCAAGGTCTCTCTCTGCATTCGCACGGTCAGGGGGTATAGCCAATTGTGGAAGTCCACTCCCAAAACAACCTATTAGTATTTTATGGGGGAAAGAGGATAGAATCCTTGGAAGAAAAGAAAAAGAAGCAGTTAAAAAATTAATCAACTGTCAACATGAGGAAATTAAAAACTGTGGCCATTTACCTCATTTAGATGCACCTCAATATGTTGCAAAAACATGGCTGAATTAA